The proteins below come from a single Balaenoptera musculus isolate JJ_BM4_2016_0621 chromosome 1, mBalMus1.pri.v3, whole genome shotgun sequence genomic window:
- the CTXND2 gene encoding cortexin domain containing 2 encodes MDDSSLSSSVDVDKGFAIAFVLLLFLFLMVMIFRCAKLVKNPYKVSSTTTEPCLS; translated from the coding sequence ATGGATGATTCAAGCCTGTCCAGCAGTGTTGATGTAGACAAAGGCTTTGCCATtgcctttgttcttcttctttttttgttcctaATGGTGATGATTTTTCGGTGTGCCAAGTTGGTGAAGAATCCCTATAAGGTCAGCTCTACAACCACAGAACCATGTCTGAGCTGA